The following proteins are co-located in the Chloroflexota bacterium genome:
- a CDS encoding ABC transporter substrate-binding protein, producing MLQGSIGVLGLGLLAACAPAAPAAPTAAPARPAEPAKPTEAPKPAEAAKPAAPAAAAPTAPAAAAPAKPAEAAKPSEAAKPAAPAAAAKPDDRIGRNLVGKVEGPTVITDAAQFPKSFKEAPQLAELVKAGKLPPVQERIGQDPLVLKPVQEVGKYGGIWRRGFTGPADYLNGIRAAAGPDFLLFVDPTGTQIVPNLVRGYEVTEGGRVTTLQLRRGMRWSDGQPFTADDFMFWFEDVYQNKELVPAPTSAMAINGKPGVLEKVDASTVRFRFPDPHYLLPETLAFSLSISGQATNGLNGMGAYMPAQYLKQFHPKYTPRETLDRLAAEAKFDNWVNLFKFKANWALNPDLPVVSPWKTTQPANTPNWTLERNPYSIWVDTDGNQLPYIDKVQFSLGENLEVVNLRAIAGEYDLQARHIDIGKLPVLLENQQKGNYKVSINPMASGSDFAIHFNLHYEADPEIGKWLNAVDFRHALSLGVDRDQVNEALFLGVGIPGSTAPAESNKYSPGPEWRTKWCTYDVKQANELLDKVGLTQKDGEGYRLRTDGKGRLSIEITTLGGQFIQYTRIAEMIRDQWKKIGIDLRVNEMERSLAIRRGNASENQLLAFGTEGTDTLYSLSGWIFPIDSTSWYMPEAGRWFQSNGAQGKEPPGPMKQAMEMWKQAFGVPAEEQVKMGKEIWKIALETQWAIGVVGQSGAVEGIQVAKNDLGNVPSAYANINLSWPPNISRPVTYYWKK from the coding sequence ATGTTGCAGGGGAGCATCGGCGTGCTGGGACTGGGGCTGTTGGCTGCCTGTGCCCCGGCCGCGCCAGCCGCGCCGACCGCCGCCCCGGCCAGGCCAGCAGAGCCTGCCAAACCGACCGAAGCGCCAAAGCCGGCTGAGGCTGCGAAGCCGGCCGCCCCAGCGGCAGCCGCACCCACAGCGCCTGCTGCTGCTGCGCCGGCCAAACCGGCCGAGGCCGCGAAGCCGTCCGAAGCGGCCAAACCAGCCGCTCCGGCTGCCGCCGCGAAACCCGACGACCGCATCGGGCGGAACCTGGTCGGCAAGGTCGAGGGGCCGACGGTCATCACCGACGCGGCCCAGTTCCCGAAAAGCTTCAAGGAGGCCCCACAGCTTGCTGAGCTGGTCAAGGCCGGCAAGCTGCCGCCGGTGCAGGAGCGCATCGGGCAGGATCCGCTGGTGCTCAAGCCGGTTCAGGAGGTCGGCAAGTACGGCGGCATCTGGCGGCGAGGGTTCACCGGACCCGCGGACTACCTCAACGGGATCAGGGCGGCGGCCGGGCCGGACTTCCTGCTGTTCGTCGATCCGACCGGCACGCAGATCGTCCCGAACCTCGTGCGCGGCTACGAGGTGACCGAGGGCGGCCGGGTGACCACCCTGCAGCTTCGGCGCGGCATGCGGTGGTCTGACGGACAGCCCTTCACCGCCGACGACTTCATGTTCTGGTTCGAGGACGTCTACCAGAACAAGGAGCTGGTCCCCGCGCCGACGAGCGCCATGGCGATCAACGGCAAGCCGGGCGTGCTGGAGAAGGTGGACGCCTCCACCGTCCGCTTCCGGTTCCCAGATCCGCACTACCTGCTGCCGGAGACGCTGGCCTTCAGCCTCTCGATCTCCGGACAGGCCACCAACGGGCTCAACGGCATGGGCGCATACATGCCAGCCCAGTACCTGAAGCAGTTCCATCCGAAGTACACGCCGAGAGAGACCCTGGACAGGCTCGCTGCCGAGGCGAAGTTCGACAACTGGGTCAACCTGTTCAAGTTCAAGGCGAACTGGGCGCTCAACCCCGATCTGCCGGTCGTCTCGCCGTGGAAGACGACGCAGCCGGCCAACACCCCGAACTGGACCCTCGAACGGAACCCGTACAGCATCTGGGTGGACACGGACGGCAATCAGCTGCCGTACATCGACAAGGTCCAGTTCTCGCTGGGTGAGAACCTGGAGGTGGTGAACCTCCGCGCCATCGCCGGGGAGTACGATCTCCAGGCCCGCCACATCGACATCGGGAAGCTGCCGGTGCTGCTGGAGAACCAGCAGAAGGGCAACTACAAGGTCTCGATCAACCCGATGGCCTCGGGGTCCGACTTCGCCATCCACTTCAACCTGCACTATGAGGCCGATCCAGAGATCGGGAAGTGGCTGAACGCCGTCGACTTCCGCCACGCGCTCTCGCTGGGCGTCGACCGGGATCAGGTTAACGAGGCCCTGTTCCTGGGAGTCGGCATCCCCGGCTCGACGGCCCCAGCTGAGTCGAACAAGTACAGCCCTGGCCCTGAGTGGCGCACGAAGTGGTGCACCTACGACGTCAAGCAGGCCAACGAGCTGCTGGACAAGGTCGGGCTGACCCAGAAGGACGGCGAGGGGTACCGGCTGCGGACCGACGGGAAGGGCCGTCTCAGCATCGAGATCACGACGCTCGGTGGCCAGTTCATCCAGTACACGCGCATCGCCGAGATGATCCGCGATCAGTGGAAGAAGATCGGGATCGATCTGCGGGTGAACGAGATGGAGCGCAGCCTCGCCATCCGGCGCGGCAACGCCAGCGAGAATCAGCTGCTGGCGTTCGGCACCGAGGGCACGGACACGCTCTACAGCCTGTCCGGCTGGATCTTCCCTATCGACAGCACCAGCTGGTACATGCCGGAGGCCGGCCGCTGGTTCCAGTCCAACGGTGCCCAGGGCAAGGAGCCGCCCGGCCCGATGAAGCAGGCGATGGAGATGTGGAAGCAGGCGTTCGGGGTGCCGGCCGAGGAGCAGGTCAAGATGGGGAAGGAGATCTGGAAGATCGCGCTGGAGACCCAGTGGGCGATTGGCGTCGTCGGGCAGTCCGGGGCGGTCGAGGGCATCCAGGTCGCCAAGAACGATCTCGGGAACGTGCCGTCAGCGTACGCGAACATCAACCTGAGCTGGCCGCCGAACATCTCGCGGCCGGTGACGTACTACTGGAAGAAGTAG
- a CDS encoding ABC transporter substrate-binding protein, translated as MATSPGVSRRAFLTGTVGVFGVGLLAACAPAAPAAPTAAPAKPAEAAKPAEAAKPTEAAKPAAPAATTAPAAAAPAKPAEAAKPAEAAKPVAAGKPEEKIGRNLIGKIEGPTMITDPAQFPKSFKEAPMLAELVKAGKLPPVEQRVPQDPLVLKPTHEIGKYGGTWRRGFTGPGDYLNGIRAAGGPDFLLSVDPTGNTITPNIVKGYEVLDGGKVTKLMLRRGMKWSDGQPFTADDFVFWYEDLYQNKELNPTPLSTMMVNGKQGVLEKLDEYTVQFKFQDPYYLLPELLSVSTSVSGQATQGLYAWGGYAPKHYLKQFLPKYTPQAELDKIVADAKFDNWVNLFKFKNHWSMNPDLPVVSPWKTTQPANTPTWVFERNPYSIWVDSEGNQLPYIDKISLSLAENLEVINLRAIAGEYDYQARHIDIGKLPVFIENQQKGNYKVSINPMLTGSDYGIFINMDYEADPEIGKWLKNIDFRHALALAMDREQINETFFLGVGTPGSGAPAESNKYSPGPEWRQKWSTLDVKQANELLDKAGLTQKDSEGYRQRTDGKGRLSLDLTTLGGQFVQYTRISEMVREHWKKIGIDLIINERERTLAIRRGNSNETQMIAWSNDGTDTLYANSGWIIPVDSNSWWSPEYGKWFASGGTAGKEPPAAMKKCMELTKAAYGQDDKQRIETGKEIWRTHLEDGWYIGGVGQAGAVMGIMIAKNTMGNTPSAYANINLTWPPSIARPVQFYFKS; from the coding sequence ATGGCGACGTCGCCTGGCGTGTCACGACGAGCGTTCCTGACCGGGACCGTGGGGGTCTTCGGCGTTGGGCTGCTCGCAGCTTGCGCCCCGGCAGCACCAGCTGCCCCCACCGCCGCACCTGCCAAGCCGGCCGAGGCCGCGAAGCCCGCCGAGGCAGCCAAGCCGACCGAAGCTGCCAAGCCCGCTGCTCCGGCCGCGACAACGGCCCCCGCCGCGGCTGCCCCGGCCAAGCCGGCCGAGGCTGCGAAGCCCGCCGAAGCGGCCAAGCCCGTTGCTGCTGGCAAGCCCGAGGAGAAGATCGGTCGGAACCTGATCGGCAAGATCGAGGGGCCGACGATGATCACCGATCCGGCCCAGTTCCCGAAGAGCTTCAAGGAAGCGCCGATGCTCGCGGAGCTGGTCAAGGCCGGCAAGCTGCCGCCCGTCGAGCAGCGCGTGCCGCAGGATCCGCTGGTGTTGAAGCCGACTCACGAGATCGGCAAGTACGGCGGCACCTGGCGTAGAGGCTTCACCGGCCCGGGCGACTACCTCAACGGCATCCGTGCGGCCGGCGGCCCCGACTTCCTCCTGTCCGTCGATCCGACCGGCAACACCATCACCCCGAACATCGTCAAGGGGTACGAGGTGCTCGACGGCGGCAAGGTCACCAAGCTGATGCTGCGGCGCGGCATGAAGTGGTCGGACGGCCAGCCGTTCACGGCAGACGACTTTGTGTTCTGGTACGAGGATCTCTACCAGAACAAGGAGCTGAACCCCACGCCGCTCTCGACCATGATGGTCAACGGCAAGCAGGGCGTGCTGGAGAAGCTGGACGAGTACACCGTCCAGTTCAAGTTCCAGGATCCGTACTACCTGCTGCCAGAGCTGCTCTCGGTCAGCACCTCGGTCAGCGGCCAGGCGACACAGGGTCTTTACGCCTGGGGTGGGTACGCGCCGAAGCACTACCTGAAGCAGTTCCTGCCGAAGTACACGCCGCAGGCCGAGCTGGACAAGATCGTTGCCGACGCCAAGTTCGACAACTGGGTCAATCTGTTCAAGTTCAAGAACCACTGGTCGATGAACCCGGATCTGCCGGTCGTCTCGCCCTGGAAGACGACGCAGCCCGCCAATACGCCGACCTGGGTCTTCGAGCGGAACCCGTACAGCATCTGGGTTGATAGTGAGGGCAACCAGTTGCCGTACATCGACAAAATCTCGCTGTCCCTGGCTGAGAACCTGGAAGTCATCAACCTGCGCGCCATCGCCGGCGAGTACGACTACCAGGCTCGCCACATCGACATCGGCAAGCTGCCGGTCTTCATCGAGAACCAGCAGAAGGGCAACTATAAGGTCTCCATCAACCCGATGCTGACCGGCTCGGACTACGGCATCTTCATCAACATGGACTACGAGGCCGATCCGGAGATCGGCAAGTGGCTCAAGAACATCGACTTCCGCCACGCGCTGGCGCTGGCGATGGATCGCGAGCAGATCAACGAGACGTTCTTCCTGGGCGTTGGCACGCCAGGGTCTGGCGCGCCAGCCGAGTCGAACAAGTACAGCCCTGGCCCCGAGTGGCGGCAGAAGTGGTCCACCCTGGACGTGAAGCAGGCCAACGAGCTGCTGGACAAGGCCGGCCTGACCCAGAAGGACAGCGAGGGGTATCGCCAGCGCACGGACGGGAAGGGCCGGCTCAGCCTGGACCTGACGACGCTCGGCGGCCAGTTCGTGCAGTACACCCGCATCAGCGAGATGGTCCGCGAGCACTGGAAGAAGATCGGCATCGACCTGATCATCAACGAGCGCGAGCGGACGCTGGCGATCCGGCGCGGGAACAGCAACGAGACCCAGATGATCGCCTGGAGCAACGACGGCACCGACACGCTTTACGCCAACTCGGGCTGGATCATCCCCGTGGACAGTAACAGCTGGTGGAGCCCCGAGTACGGCAAGTGGTTCGCGTCGGGCGGGACCGCCGGCAAGGAGCCGCCAGCAGCCATGAAGAAGTGCATGGAGCTGACGAAGGCGGCGTACGGTCAGGATGACAAGCAGCGCATCGAGACCGGCAAGGAGATCTGGCGCACCCACCTGGAGGACGGGTGGTACATCGGCGGCGTCGGACAGGCCGGCGCGGTCATGGGCATCATGATCGCGAAGAACACGATGGGCAACACGCCCTCGGCCTACGCCAACATCAACCTGACGTGGCCGCCGAGCATCGCCCGGCCGGTGCAGTTCTACTTCAAGAGCTAG
- a CDS encoding Gfo/Idh/MocA family oxidoreductase — protein sequence MTEQTIRFAAIGLNHFHIYGQTEMLLEAGAELVSYYATEPDLIAAYQKEYPQARLARSAQEIYDDESIHLIASASIASERAGVALTAMRHGKDALVDKPGATTLDQLAEIERVQQETGRIWSVYFSEHFSTRCTVKAGELVQAGAIGRVVQTTGFGPHRARVGQRPPWFFERERYGGILTDIASHQIEQFLFFTGSTDASIVTAQIGNFRYPQYPELEDYGDLTLRGDRGVGMIRVDWYTPDGLPTWGDGRLFILGTEGYIELRKYCDIAGRPGGEHLFLADRQGVRYIDCSDTALPFGPQLLDDIRNRTETAIPQVRTYMASRLAIQAQQQAQRVDR from the coding sequence GTGACCGAGCAGACGATCAGGTTCGCGGCCATCGGCCTGAACCACTTTCACATCTACGGCCAGACCGAGATGCTCCTGGAGGCCGGCGCGGAGCTGGTCAGCTACTACGCCACCGAGCCGGACCTCATCGCGGCGTACCAGAAGGAGTACCCGCAGGCCCGCCTTGCCCGCTCGGCCCAGGAGATCTACGACGACGAGTCGATCCACCTGATCGCCTCGGCATCCATCGCCAGCGAGCGGGCCGGCGTGGCCCTGACGGCCATGCGCCACGGCAAGGACGCGCTGGTGGACAAGCCCGGCGCCACGACCCTCGACCAGCTTGCCGAGATCGAGCGGGTCCAGCAAGAGACCGGCCGCATCTGGTCCGTCTACTTCAGCGAGCACTTCTCGACCCGCTGCACCGTCAAGGCTGGTGAGCTGGTGCAGGCCGGGGCCATCGGGCGGGTGGTCCAGACGACGGGCTTCGGGCCGCACCGGGCGCGCGTCGGGCAGCGGCCGCCCTGGTTCTTCGAGCGCGAGCGCTACGGTGGCATCCTCACCGACATCGCCTCCCACCAGATCGAGCAGTTCCTGTTCTTCACCGGCTCGACGGATGCTAGCATCGTCACCGCGCAGATCGGCAACTTCCGCTACCCCCAGTATCCTGAACTGGAAGACTACGGCGACCTGACCCTGCGCGGCGACCGGGGCGTCGGCATGATCCGCGTGGACTGGTACACCCCGGACGGCCTGCCGACCTGGGGCGACGGCCGCCTCTTCATCCTCGGGACCGAGGGGTACATCGAGCTGCGGAAGTACTGCGACATCGCCGGGCGGCCCGGCGGTGAGCACCTGTTCCTGGCCGATCGGCAGGGCGTGCGGTACATCGACTGCTCGGACACCGCGCTGCCGTTTGGGCCGCAGCTCCTGGACGACATCCGCAACCGCACCGAGACGGCCATTCCCCAGGTGCGCACGTATATGGCGAGCCGGCTGGCGATTCAGGCCCAGCAGCAGGCCCAGCGCGTTGACCGATAG
- a CDS encoding VIT1/CCC1 transporter family protein yields the protein MPASRPHREPLPPRPDRTRAGIDRRAEVAQARRELEIIRKHHGSSGRSGSLRAAVFGVNDGLVSNFSLVLGMAGADVGNHVVILAGVAGLVAGAFSMAAGEYVSMRVQREVFESAIDLERREIVELPEHEQQEVEIILRAQGVPPEDAVRIAQRVMEDPELALDLMARQELGLDPDELGSPMGAATSSFGAFAVGALIPLLPFLLLAAGLAVGVSVGVSGACLFGVGALAARLSGRPALFGGARMLLIGALAAAVTYGIGKAFGVSLAG from the coding sequence ATGCCTGCGTCCCGCCCGCACCGCGAGCCGCTCCCACCCAGGCCGGACCGCACTCGGGCCGGTATCGATCGTCGGGCGGAGGTGGCGCAGGCGCGCCGTGAGCTGGAGATCATCCGCAAGCATCATGGGAGCTCCGGCCGGAGCGGCTCGCTGCGGGCGGCCGTCTTCGGGGTGAACGACGGCCTGGTCTCGAACTTCAGCCTGGTGTTGGGGATGGCCGGCGCGGACGTGGGCAATCATGTGGTGATCCTGGCCGGCGTGGCCGGACTCGTGGCCGGGGCGTTCTCGATGGCGGCCGGCGAGTACGTCTCGATGAGGGTGCAGCGCGAGGTCTTTGAGAGCGCCATCGACCTGGAGCGGCGGGAGATCGTCGAGTTGCCAGAGCACGAGCAGCAGGAGGTCGAGATCATCCTCCGCGCTCAGGGGGTGCCGCCGGAAGACGCCGTGCGGATCGCCCAGCGGGTGATGGAAGATCCGGAGCTGGCGCTCGACTTGATGGCACGGCAGGAGCTGGGGCTTGACCCCGACGAGCTTGGCTCCCCGATGGGCGCGGCGACCAGCTCATTCGGGGCGTTCGCGGTGGGCGCCCTGATCCCGCTGCTGCCGTTCCTGCTGCTGGCGGCGGGGCTCGCCGTTGGCGTCTCGGTCGGCGTCTCAGGAGCGTGCCTGTTCGGGGTCGGCGCGCTGGCGGCCCGGCTGAGCGGCCGGCCGGCCCTGTTCGGCGGGGCCAGAATGCTGCTGATCGGGGCGCTGGCAGCGGCGGTGACCTACGGTATCGGCAAGGCGTTCGGCGTCTCGCTGGCCGGCTGA
- a CDS encoding penicillin acylase family protein, whose translation MSAESRGRVRGGSADARRQLVVTALRSDRSLTTFAAQEGMSPPALRRLIRQELATRLPRTTGALAAAVRGAVEIVRDRHGIPHVFAQSERDAYAGLGFVVAQDRLWQLEYRRRWAYGALAEVLGPAALASDRAARTLRFDRIAEAEHAEHPALTRAILEAYAAGVNAAIVAFGDRLPIEFDVLGIRPAPWRAIDTVTIARASLWQFSGRIENVVIGEAAERLLPPDLATRFLTVEAPEETILPPFPSRREAVSPRTGEVPTPRPSRAAGPVRGRGGAISPSPAHRERDIDAVDSCAAQRPGAEGLPSAWDGDVPPQGSNQWAIGSKRSASGAPLLASDGHVPYYQPSTRYEVHLVGGDLDVIGIADVGMPLVHNGRTRGVAWGLTNNVSSNRDLYAEERNPANADEIREGDGWATLDSRQETIQVRGAGPVHLTVRTGPRGPLVNHLIPSVAPDGDAPLALRWVGLDPRDCITSGLELNRAQTAAEARATHAAWQFSGQNPGFADTQGHIGYQMRGRFPVRGRQVRGYRSPANPDDRWQEPVPFETLPAETDPERGWIGSSNQRPHPHGSDLPLYGSYGDGYRGRRMRAVLDGDGLLAAPMSLADMGAMHNDVYSERAAELKGPLADLLARGAGDSGPEADDLARAATLLRRWNAEFTLGSVAASLFNVFWWRWCERVAAVRFPKHLLGPMAGASGSIARDLLVAGDFGWLDADDVAARSRAQGAGEAHETVVAPRLPRTGPAARPGRAVSVLVRSTMREALGWLRANLGADWRQWTWGRLHPLKLTHALSAGRPIFAALFDIGPKPCPGGNGVLNQNSYAIRDRFWTTGGPHYRFLADLSPAGETWGVNTAGNSGNPASAHYADQFADWLAGRYHPLWMDRADIEANAESTQRLTPSTS comes from the coding sequence GTGAGCGCCGAGTCGCGAGGCCGGGTGCGGGGTGGGTCGGCGGATGCGCGCCGGCAACTGGTGGTGACGGCGCTTCGGAGCGACCGTTCGCTGACGACGTTTGCCGCGCAGGAGGGGATGTCCCCGCCGGCGCTCCGCCGGCTGATTCGTCAGGAGCTGGCGACACGCCTGCCGCGGACGACCGGTGCGCTGGCTGCCGCGGTTCGCGGGGCGGTCGAGATCGTCCGCGACCGCCACGGCATCCCGCACGTCTTCGCACAATCGGAGCGAGACGCCTACGCCGGCCTGGGATTCGTCGTGGCACAGGATCGGCTCTGGCAGCTCGAATACCGGCGGCGCTGGGCCTACGGCGCGCTGGCCGAGGTGCTGGGGCCAGCGGCGCTGGCCTCGGACCGGGCCGCCAGGACGCTCCGGTTCGACCGGATCGCCGAGGCCGAGCATGCCGAGCACCCTGCTCTGACGCGGGCGATCCTGGAAGCGTACGCTGCTGGCGTCAATGCGGCCATCGTGGCGTTCGGCGACCGTCTGCCCATCGAGTTCGACGTGTTGGGTATCCGGCCGGCTCCCTGGCGTGCCATCGATACCGTCACCATCGCGCGGGCTTCGCTGTGGCAGTTCAGCGGGCGCATCGAGAACGTCGTGATCGGCGAGGCTGCCGAGCGGCTGCTGCCGCCGGACCTGGCGACGCGGTTCCTGACCGTCGAAGCGCCCGAGGAGACGATCCTGCCGCCGTTCCCGTCACGACGGGAGGCCGTCAGCCCCCGGACCGGGGAGGTCCCCACCCCCCGACCCAGTCGGGCCGCCGGGCCTGTGCGCGGGCGAGGGGGAGCCATCTCCCCCTCGCCCGCGCACAGGGAGAGGGATATCGACGCAGTCGATAGTTGCGCCGCGCAGCGGCCGGGGGCTGAGGGCCTTCCATCTGCCTGGGACGGCGACGTGCCGCCGCAGGGCAGCAACCAGTGGGCTATCGGCTCGAAACGCTCTGCGAGCGGCGCGCCGCTGCTGGCCAGCGACGGCCACGTCCCCTACTACCAGCCCTCCACCCGCTACGAGGTCCATCTCGTCGGTGGCGACCTGGACGTGATCGGGATTGCCGACGTGGGTATGCCGCTGGTGCACAACGGGCGCACGCGCGGCGTCGCCTGGGGCCTGACCAACAACGTCTCGTCCAACCGCGACCTCTATGCCGAGGAGCGGAACCCCGCGAACGCCGACGAGATCCGCGAGGGCGACGGCTGGGCCACGCTCGACTCGCGCCAGGAGACGATTCAGGTCCGAGGGGCAGGCCCGGTTCACCTCACCGTGCGGACGGGGCCGCGCGGCCCGTTGGTCAACCACCTGATCCCGAGCGTGGCCCCTGACGGCGATGCGCCGCTGGCCCTGCGGTGGGTCGGGCTGGACCCGCGCGACTGCATCACCAGCGGCCTGGAGCTGAACCGCGCGCAGACGGCGGCCGAAGCCCGCGCGACACACGCGGCCTGGCAGTTCTCCGGCCAGAATCCCGGCTTCGCAGACACGCAGGGGCACATCGGCTACCAGATGCGCGGGCGGTTCCCGGTGCGGGGCCGGCAGGTGCGCGGCTACCGCTCGCCGGCCAACCCGGACGACCGTTGGCAGGAGCCGGTGCCCTTCGAGACGCTGCCTGCCGAGACCGACCCCGAGCGTGGCTGGATCGGCTCGTCGAACCAGCGCCCGCACCCCCACGGCAGCGATCTGCCGCTCTACGGCTCATACGGTGACGGCTACCGGGGCCGGCGGATGCGCGCCGTGTTGGACGGCGATGGCCTGCTGGCCGCCCCGATGAGCCTCGCCGACATGGGGGCGATGCACAACGACGTCTACTCGGAGCGCGCCGCCGAGCTGAAGGGTCCGCTGGCGGATCTGCTGGCTCGCGGGGCCGGCGACTCTGGCCCTGAGGCTGACGACCTTGCCCGGGCAGCGACGTTGCTCCGTCGATGGAACGCCGAATTCACGCTGGGGAGCGTGGCGGCCTCGCTGTTCAACGTCTTCTGGTGGCGCTGGTGCGAGCGGGTCGCCGCCGTCCGCTTCCCGAAGCACCTGCTCGGGCCGATGGCGGGCGCGTCCGGCTCGATCGCGCGTGATCTGCTGGTGGCGGGCGACTTCGGCTGGCTCGACGCCGATGACGTTGCTGCCCGATCCCGCGCACAGGGAGCGGGGGAGGCACACGAGACTGTCGTTGCTCCCCGTCTCCCGCGCACAGGCCCGGCGGCTCGACCGGGTCGGGCGGTGAGCGTCCTTGTTCGATCAACGATGCGTGAAGCCCTCGGCTGGCTGCGCGCCAACCTCGGCGCTGACTGGCGTCAGTGGACCTGGGGCCGCCTCCACCCGCTCAAGCTGACGCACGCGCTCTCGGCTGGCCGCCCGATCTTCGCCGCGCTGTTCGATATCGGGCCGAAGCCGTGCCCGGGCGGCAACGGCGTGCTGAACCAGAACAGCTACGCCATCCGCGACCGCTTCTGGACGACGGGCGGCCCGCACTACCGTTTCCTGGCCGACCTGAGCCCGGCCGGCGAGACCTGGGGCGTCAACACGGCCGGCAACTCCGGCAACCCGGCCAGCGCACACTACGCCGACCAGTTTGCCGACTGGCTGGCCGGGCGGTACCACCCGCTCTGGATGGACCGCGCCGACATCGAGGCCAACGCCGAATCGACCCAGCGTCTCACCCCGAGCACCTCGTAG
- a CDS encoding endonuclease/exonuclease/phosphatase family protein produces MRLRSRQAWLALALLSALLLAAAPQPRSARVRVFEIQGAAHVSPLAGRLVEGVPGIVTAVRNNGFSLQDAEGDGRPDTSDAVFVFTRSAAAVSVGDSVLVSGQIREFRPGDDENNLSVTEIVGPTVSVVASGQPLPSPVLLGPRGRSAPAQVVAEGVSGDVEQAGLYAPDASTLDFFESLEGMRVQIDDAIVVGPRGGPGELPVLPDEGTGVPRRTVRGGLLAPPPGEAAPSLVLVDGAVRVPPASVGDRLPGQTVGIVDYAFGGYRIRTETLPSLILGGIGPEAASNEPMTDPSVLAVATFNVENVSPRERPAKLTRLAETVVTRLAAPDLVVVQEIQDDSGAADDGTVGAGRTGRVLTDAILAAGGPAYTYREIAPENNLDGGEPGANIRIGVLVRADRGLAFVERPGGDAVTPVAVVPDADGPHLSISPGRVAPASPAWTESRKPLAAELTFNGRRLFVVGCHFASKRGSQPRLGRFQPPGSPTDTRRQAQAREVHAFAAELLAADPQALLLVLGDLNDTPDSETLAHLTGGLLADLITTLPEDEQYSYVFGGQAEAIDHILASPALLGTVLDVDVVHGNAEIVGAPSDHDPMLVRFRLTPP; encoded by the coding sequence ATGCGTCTACGTTCTCGTCAAGCGTGGTTGGCGCTCGCGCTCCTGAGCGCCCTCCTGCTGGCGGCGGCGCCACAGCCGCGGTCGGCCAGAGTGCGGGTGTTCGAGATCCAGGGTGCGGCGCACGTCTCGCCGCTGGCCGGGCGGCTGGTGGAGGGCGTGCCGGGCATCGTCACGGCGGTGCGGAACAACGGCTTCTCGCTGCAGGACGCCGAGGGCGATGGCCGGCCGGACACCTCGGACGCCGTGTTCGTCTTCACGCGGAGTGCGGCAGCCGTCTCGGTGGGCGACAGCGTCCTGGTCTCCGGGCAGATCCGTGAATTCCGGCCGGGGGATGACGAGAACAACCTGTCGGTGACGGAGATCGTCGGGCCGACCGTCTCCGTAGTGGCGTCCGGGCAGCCGCTGCCGTCGCCCGTCCTCCTGGGACCACGCGGCCGGAGCGCCCCCGCGCAGGTGGTGGCCGAGGGTGTCAGTGGCGATGTCGAGCAGGCCGGCCTGTACGCGCCAGACGCGAGCACCCTCGACTTCTTCGAGAGCCTGGAGGGGATGCGCGTCCAGATCGACGATGCCATCGTGGTCGGGCCGCGCGGCGGTCCCGGCGAGCTGCCGGTCCTGCCAGACGAGGGGACTGGCGTGCCGCGGCGGACGGTGCGCGGCGGCCTGCTCGCGCCGCCGCCCGGCGAGGCCGCTCCGAGCCTGGTGCTGGTGGACGGCGCTGTGCGGGTGCCGCCGGCCAGCGTCGGGGATCGCCTGCCGGGGCAGACGGTCGGCATCGTAGACTACGCCTTCGGCGGCTACCGCATCCGCACCGAGACGCTGCCGTCGCTGATCCTCGGCGGGATCGGCCCGGAAGCGGCCAGCAACGAGCCGATGACCGATCCGTCCGTCCTCGCGGTGGCGACCTTCAACGTCGAGAACGTCAGCCCGCGCGAGCGGCCGGCCAAACTGACCCGCCTCGCCGAAACGGTCGTGACGCGGCTGGCCGCGCCGGATCTCGTGGTGGTGCAGGAGATCCAGGACGACAGCGGCGCGGCTGACGATGGCACGGTCGGCGCAGGGCGGACCGGCCGCGTGCTGACCGACGCGATCCTGGCGGCCGGCGGCCCGGCCTACACCTACCGAGAGATCGCGCCGGAGAACAACCTGGACGGCGGCGAGCCGGGCGCGAACATCCGGATCGGGGTGCTGGTGCGGGCGGACCGTGGATTGGCGTTCGTCGAGCGGCCGGGCGGGGATGCTGTCACACCCGTGGCCGTCGTGCCCGATGCCGATGGCCCGCACCTCTCGATCAGCCCGGGGCGGGTGGCCCCAGCCAGCCCGGCCTGGACCGAGAGTCGCAAGCCGCTGGCCGCCGAGCTGACCTTCAACGGTCGGCGGCTGTTCGTGGTCGGGTGCCACTTCGCCTCGAAGCGCGGCAGCCAGCCGCGCCTCGGCCGGTTCCAGCCGCCCGGCTCCCCCACCGACACCCGGCGGCAGGCCCAGGCCCGCGAGGTCCATGCCTTTGCCGCCGAGCTGCTGGCTGCTGATCCGCAAGCGCTGCTGCTGGTGCTGGGCGACCTGAACGACACCCCGGATTCAGAGACGCTGGCGCACCTCACGGGCGGCCTCCTGGCGGACCTCATCACGACGTTGCCGGAGGATGAGCAGTACAGCTACGTCTTCGGCGGCCAGGCCGAGGCCATCGACCACATCCTCGCCAGTCCGGCGCTGCTGGGGACGGTGCTCGACGTGGACGTGGTGCATGGGAACGCCGAGATCGTCGGCGCACCCAGCGACCACGACCCCATGCTGGTGCGGTTCCGCCTGACGCCACCATGA